The following proteins are co-located in the Pedobacter sp. FW305-3-2-15-E-R2A2 genome:
- a CDS encoding LutB/LldF family L-lactate oxidation iron-sulfur protein — MNTGTKDHAGLADIFNEDEARVDWHDETLWFVRAKRDKAAHTLPEWEALRENASQIKDNVLSNLHDYLLQFEAKAQQNGITVHWAADAEEHNQIVHSILKAKGVTRIVKSKSMLTEECHLNEHLQKSGIEVIDTDLGERIVQLAEEPPSHIVLPCIHKKKEEIGELFHEHLGTPKGESDPQFLTAAARVHLREKFLTRKAAITGVNFAIAETGEFVVCTNEGNADMGAHLSEVHIACMGIEKIIPKRKHLSVFLRLLARSATGQPITTYSSHFNKPRAGQEMHLVLVDNGRTKQLGRADFRNSLKCIRCGACMNTCPVYRRSGGHSYHTAIAGPIGSILAPNLDMKEYADLPFASTLCGSCTNVCPVKINIHEQLYKWRQVIVKEGYADTKKAVAMKAMDFTLSSPFVYKTAGKAGRWVMKNIPFLVNNKLNAWYKQRDMPEPPKQSFSEWYKKNNNE, encoded by the coding sequence ATGAACACAGGAACAAAGGACCACGCAGGATTAGCCGATATATTTAACGAAGATGAAGCACGTGTAGACTGGCATGATGAAACCCTTTGGTTTGTTCGTGCCAAACGGGATAAAGCCGCTCATACCCTTCCGGAATGGGAAGCACTCCGCGAAAATGCTTCGCAAATCAAAGACAATGTACTTTCCAACCTGCACGATTACTTATTGCAGTTTGAAGCTAAGGCGCAGCAAAACGGCATCACCGTACATTGGGCTGCCGATGCAGAAGAACACAACCAGATCGTCCATTCCATCTTAAAAGCAAAAGGCGTTACCCGGATTGTAAAAAGCAAATCCATGCTAACGGAAGAATGTCACCTGAATGAGCACCTTCAAAAGAGCGGCATCGAAGTCATTGATACCGACCTTGGCGAGCGCATTGTTCAGCTCGCGGAAGAACCACCAAGTCATATTGTATTGCCCTGCATCCATAAAAAGAAAGAAGAGATCGGGGAATTGTTCCACGAACACCTCGGCACGCCTAAAGGGGAGTCAGACCCTCAGTTTCTGACTGCCGCCGCCAGGGTTCACCTTCGGGAAAAGTTCCTGACCCGGAAAGCCGCCATTACCGGTGTCAATTTCGCCATTGCCGAAACGGGAGAATTTGTCGTTTGTACCAATGAAGGAAATGCAGATATGGGAGCACACCTTTCTGAGGTACACATTGCCTGCATGGGCATTGAAAAGATCATCCCGAAAAGAAAACACCTGTCGGTATTTTTAAGATTACTTGCCAGAAGTGCGACCGGACAACCGATCACCACTTATTCCAGTCATTTTAACAAACCCAGAGCCGGACAGGAAATGCACCTCGTTCTGGTAGACAATGGACGGACCAAACAACTGGGAAGAGCAGATTTCCGCAATTCCCTAAAGTGTATCCGTTGTGGAGCCTGTATGAACACCTGCCCGGTTTACCGCAGAAGCGGCGGACACAGTTACCATACCGCCATTGCCGGCCCGATAGGTTCCATCCTTGCGCCTAACCTGGACATGAAGGAATATGCAGATTTACCCTTTGCCTCTACGCTTTGCGGTTCCTGCACCAATGTATGCCCCGTAAAGATCAACATCCATGAGCAGCTGTATAAATGGCGACAAGTCATCGTAAAAGAAGGTTATGCCGACACGAAGAAAGCAGTAGCCATGAAGGCGATGGACTTCACCTTATCCAGTCCTTTCGTCTATAAAACCGCAGGAAAAG
- a CDS encoding (Fe-S)-binding protein: MRVGLFIPCYIDQFYPNAAIATLKLLQKLGVKVSYPIHQTCCGQPMANSGFEHLTTGCNDLFIKNFAEFDYIVSPSGSCVLHVKEHLHSHEEEEKAVSVRKKVYELTEFLTDILKVEQLTARFPHKVGVHQSCHGQRGLKMSQMTELVAAPFSKPMQLLQMVQDLELVELSRPDECCGFGGTFCVAEEAISVKMGKDRVADHVSHGAQYITAADMSCLMHMEGILRRQNSQVKVLHIAEILNAEEV; the protein is encoded by the coding sequence ATGCGCGTAGGCCTTTTTATCCCCTGTTACATTGACCAGTTTTATCCGAATGCGGCAATTGCCACTTTGAAACTCCTGCAGAAATTGGGCGTTAAAGTGAGTTATCCCATTCATCAGACCTGCTGCGGGCAACCGATGGCCAACTCCGGATTTGAGCACCTCACGACCGGCTGTAATGATCTTTTCATTAAAAACTTTGCGGAGTTTGATTACATCGTCTCTCCTTCCGGGAGCTGCGTTTTACATGTTAAAGAACACCTGCACAGTCATGAGGAGGAAGAAAAGGCGGTCAGCGTCCGTAAAAAAGTATATGAGCTGACAGAATTTCTAACCGACATCTTAAAGGTGGAGCAGCTAACCGCACGTTTCCCTCATAAAGTAGGCGTACACCAAAGCTGCCATGGTCAGCGCGGATTAAAGATGTCGCAGATGACAGAACTCGTTGCCGCTCCATTTTCAAAACCGATGCAACTGCTGCAAATGGTGCAGGATCTGGAACTGGTAGAATTGAGCCGTCCGGATGAATGCTGTGGTTTTGGAGGTACCTTTTGCGTAGCAGAAGAAGCGATCTCCGTGAAAATGGGGAAAGACCGCGTGGCTGATCATGTCAGCCATGGTGCCCAATACATCACCGCGGCAGACATGTCCTGTCTGATGCACATGGAAGGAATCTTACGCCGCCAGAACAGCCAGGTGAAGGTTTTACATATCGCTGAGATCTTAAATGCAGAAGAAGTTTAA
- a CDS encoding LacI family DNA-binding transcriptional regulator, translating into MNKDKKPQENTILDIAEALKLSPATISRALNNHPHVKEKTKNDVLKMAAQLGYRRNQMASGLRSNKTHTVGLIVPRISMFFHAEVITTIQNSLHKHGYNLIICQSNDLLTMEQELAEILYSSRVDALIVACTLQTTDFSHFNRLVDSGIPVIFYDRVPLDPYNATFIKGDDFRGGYLATSHLIETGCKRIAHISGKLTSNLYQDRTAGYRKAMEQHQLPVNEDWVFHQELTHENAREAMTRMFEGPVVPDALFAANDVTAIAALEFAKENGIVVPDGLKMIGYSNDPRTSIISPSLSTIEQHPGLVGKKIVEVLMDLLKNGHENTEVKARPYVIPVDLIRRMSS; encoded by the coding sequence ATGAATAAGGACAAAAAACCACAAGAGAACACGATTCTTGACATTGCGGAAGCTTTAAAGCTTTCTCCGGCAACAATATCAAGGGCGCTGAATAACCATCCTCATGTAAAAGAGAAAACGAAAAATGATGTCCTGAAGATGGCGGCTCAACTGGGGTATAGAAGAAACCAGATGGCTTCCGGATTGAGGAGCAATAAAACCCATACGGTCGGACTGATCGTTCCCCGTATTTCTATGTTTTTTCATGCGGAAGTCATCACTACCATTCAGAATAGCTTACATAAACATGGATACAACCTGATCATTTGTCAATCCAATGACCTCCTGACGATGGAGCAGGAGCTGGCAGAGATCTTATATTCTTCGAGAGTAGATGCATTGATCGTGGCCTGTACCTTACAAACTACAGATTTTAGTCATTTCAATAGATTGGTAGACAGCGGAATTCCGGTGATCTTTTACGATCGTGTTCCGCTCGATCCTTACAATGCTACTTTTATTAAAGGAGATGATTTCAGAGGCGGTTATCTGGCCACTTCACACCTGATCGAAACGGGCTGCAAAAGAATTGCGCACATTTCCGGAAAACTGACTTCTAACCTTTACCAGGACCGGACGGCAGGATACCGGAAGGCGATGGAGCAACACCAGCTTCCGGTTAATGAAGACTGGGTGTTTCATCAGGAACTGACGCATGAAAATGCCAGGGAAGCGATGACAAGGATGTTCGAAGGACCAGTGGTTCCTGACGCTTTGTTTGCGGCCAATGATGTGACGGCCATCGCCGCTTTGGAATTTGCAAAAGAGAATGGGATTGTTGTTCCGGATGGGCTGAAAATGATCGGCTATTCCAATGATCCCAGGACCTCGATCATTTCCCCTTCCTTGTCCACGATTGAACAGCATCCAGGTTTGGTAGGCAAAAAGATTGTAGAAGTATTGATGGATTTACTGAAGAACGGACATGAAAACACGGAGGTCAAAGCCAGACCTTATGTGATTCCGGTAGACCTGATCAGAAGAATGTCCTCTTAA
- a CDS encoding glycoside hydrolase family 88 protein, whose translation MRKLVVFFSCLMMNSMVTMAQNDAGKIGMGQLIDEQFKFAEQQYKVLAKNVPADVMPQTYNAKTDKVQTSDTKWWCSGFYPGTLLYIYEYTKDAEILKEANARLGILEKEKHYTGNHDLGFMMYCSFGNAYRLFNKPEDKATIDTAAASLTTRYRPAAKVIQSWNANKKWGGPVIIDNMMNLELLSWVSDHGGDKKYKEIAITHANTTLKNHFRPDFSSYHVVDYDMKTGKVVKKQTAQGAADESAWSRGQSWGLYGYTMMYRFTKDKRYLTQAKNIAKFILTNPHLPKDLVPYWDFDAEEIPNALRDASAAAVNASALLELAQYSDKKDRKMYVAVAEKMIRSLASDAYRAKLGENGGFLLMHSVGSIPHKSEIDVPLTYADYYFLEALHRYKNWYLKS comes from the coding sequence ATGCGGAAACTTGTAGTTTTTTTTAGCTGTTTGATGATGAACAGCATGGTCACGATGGCCCAGAATGATGCGGGAAAGATTGGAATGGGGCAGTTGATTGATGAACAGTTTAAATTTGCGGAGCAGCAATACAAGGTACTGGCCAAAAATGTTCCGGCAGATGTAATGCCTCAGACCTATAATGCCAAGACAGATAAAGTGCAAACGAGTGATACCAAATGGTGGTGTAGTGGTTTTTATCCCGGAACCCTTTTATATATCTATGAGTATACCAAAGATGCAGAGATCCTGAAAGAAGCGAATGCCCGCCTTGGCATCCTGGAAAAAGAAAAGCATTATACCGGTAACCATGACCTTGGTTTCATGATGTATTGCAGTTTTGGAAATGCCTACCGTCTTTTTAATAAACCGGAAGATAAAGCCACGATTGATACTGCTGCGGCTTCGCTAACGACCAGATATCGCCCTGCAGCGAAAGTGATCCAATCCTGGAATGCCAATAAAAAATGGGGCGGTCCGGTGATCATCGACAACATGATGAACCTGGAATTGCTGAGCTGGGTGAGCGACCATGGCGGGGATAAAAAATATAAAGAGATTGCGATTACCCATGCAAACACGACCTTGAAAAACCATTTCCGTCCGGATTTCAGTTCTTATCACGTCGTAGATTATGACATGAAAACGGGTAAAGTTGTAAAGAAACAAACGGCTCAGGGAGCTGCTGATGAATCGGCATGGAGCAGAGGACAGAGCTGGGGACTGTATGGTTATACGATGATGTACCGTTTTACGAAAGACAAACGTTACCTGACCCAGGCAAAAAATATAGCCAAATTTATCCTGACCAATCCACACCTGCCGAAAGACCTGGTTCCTTACTGGGACTTTGATGCGGAGGAAATTCCGAATGCACTTCGCGATGCTTCTGCAGCTGCTGTAAATGCTTCTGCTTTATTGGAACTGGCGCAATATTCGGATAAAAAAGACCGTAAAATGTATGTGGCTGTAGCAGAAAAGATGATCCGCTCCCTTGCTTCAGATGCTTACCGTGCTAAACTTGGAGAAAATGGTGGTTTTCTATTGATGCATAGCGTAGGTTCTATCCCTCATAAATCAGAAATTGATGTGCCTTTAACTTATGCGGATTACTACTTCCTGGAAGCTTTACACCGCTATAAAAACTGGTACTTAAAATCATAA
- the kduI gene encoding 5-dehydro-4-deoxy-D-glucuronate isomerase, with the protein MQTYFESRFALSPNEGKQLDTQALRDNFLMEKLFEADAIHLTLSHYDRYIFGGVMPVKETVLLSNPENLKANYFLERRELGIINVGGKGTVVADGTSYEIDFKEALYLGKGTKEVSFSSADANAPAKFYINSAPAHQTYPSKKVSKAEAEVVELGSAATANHRVINKLIVNSVLPTCQLQMGMTELKSGSVWNTMPAHTHDRRMEVYFYFEVPQGQSVCHFLGQPQETRHIWMQNEQAVISPNWSIHSGAGTSNYTFIWGMAGENLDYGDMDHCAITELR; encoded by the coding sequence ATGCAAACATATTTTGAAAGCAGGTTCGCACTGAGCCCTAATGAAGGAAAACAATTAGATACCCAGGCTTTACGCGATAACTTCCTGATGGAAAAGCTTTTTGAAGCGGATGCCATCCACCTGACTTTATCTCATTACGACCGCTATATTTTTGGTGGTGTGATGCCGGTAAAGGAAACGGTATTACTTTCTAATCCGGAAAACCTGAAGGCAAACTATTTCCTGGAAAGAAGAGAGCTGGGCATCATCAATGTTGGTGGAAAAGGAACTGTAGTTGCTGATGGAACGAGTTATGAAATCGATTTCAAAGAAGCTTTATACTTGGGGAAAGGCACAAAGGAAGTAAGTTTTAGCTCGGCCGATGCCAATGCTCCTGCAAAATTCTATATTAACTCTGCACCGGCACACCAAACGTATCCCTCAAAGAAAGTTTCTAAAGCAGAAGCGGAAGTGGTAGAATTGGGTTCGGCAGCAACGGCCAACCACAGGGTGATCAATAAACTGATCGTGAACAGTGTGCTGCCTACCTGTCAGCTGCAAATGGGAATGACGGAGCTGAAAAGCGGCAGTGTATGGAACACCATGCCGGCACATACCCACGACCGCAGGATGGAGGTATACTTCTATTTTGAAGTGCCACAAGGACAAAGTGTTTGTCATTTTCTGGGACAACCTCAGGAAACCAGACACATCTGGATGCAAAATGAGCAGGCGGTCATTTCACCGAACTGGTCTATCCACTCCGGAGCAGGAACGAGCAATTACACCTTTATCTGGGGCATGGCGGGAGAGAACCTGGATTACGGAGATATGGACCATTGTGCCATCACCGAATTGAGATAA
- a CDS encoding DUF4861 family protein — protein MKKIILFLCACATLPFVLSAQTKNGKAIVSIQNTSKIKRTGAVTAISWKSILSKFPGIDTGNFKVLNAARKEVPFQLIYKGQADPQQLLVQLDVAPNAAVKLSIVPGKAAKAVQKTFGRYVPERKDDFAWENDKVAFRMYGKALEATPKEMAYGVDIWGKRTSRMILNERYKRGEYHVDHGDGNDYYHVGLTLGGGDIAPVVKDKIYYPMNYRNWKILDQGPLRFTFQLIYDNWDVDGKSVKVTKTISLDAGSHLNRVEANYEYAGTDDLPVVVGIIKRAEPGKLLLDEQQGIMGYWEPQHGADGITGVGTIVADPKLKMKVSNEQLLTQTSTKNGTAIVYYNGTAWNKAQEITTAAAWFDYLNNFKQALEQPLKVTVQ, from the coding sequence ATGAAGAAAATAATCTTGTTTTTGTGTGCATGTGCGACCTTGCCTTTTGTGCTTTCTGCGCAAACAAAAAATGGCAAAGCGATCGTCAGCATTCAGAATACTTCAAAAATTAAAAGAACGGGAGCCGTAACGGCAATCTCCTGGAAAAGCATACTTTCTAAATTCCCGGGCATTGATACGGGAAATTTTAAAGTCCTCAATGCTGCCCGGAAGGAAGTCCCTTTTCAATTGATCTATAAAGGACAGGCCGATCCTCAGCAATTGCTGGTTCAACTGGATGTGGCGCCAAATGCTGCTGTTAAACTATCCATTGTTCCGGGGAAAGCGGCTAAGGCTGTTCAGAAGACTTTCGGCCGTTATGTGCCGGAACGTAAAGATGATTTTGCCTGGGAAAATGATAAAGTGGCCTTCAGAATGTATGGCAAAGCTTTGGAAGCGACCCCAAAAGAAATGGCTTATGGCGTAGACATCTGGGGTAAACGGACCAGCAGGATGATTCTGAATGAGCGTTATAAAAGAGGAGAATACCATGTAGACCATGGGGATGGCAACGACTATTACCATGTCGGCCTTACTTTGGGTGGAGGTGATATTGCGCCTGTTGTGAAAGATAAAATCTATTACCCGATGAATTACCGCAACTGGAAAATCCTGGATCAGGGACCTTTGCGCTTTACCTTCCAGCTGATCTACGACAACTGGGATGTGGATGGAAAATCGGTAAAAGTGACCAAAACGATTTCACTGGATGCCGGTTCTCATTTGAACAGGGTGGAAGCGAATTATGAATATGCAGGGACAGATGACTTGCCAGTCGTGGTGGGCATCATCAAAAGGGCAGAACCCGGAAAGCTTTTATTGGATGAGCAACAAGGGATCATGGGATACTGGGAGCCTCAGCATGGCGCAGATGGCATCACCGGAGTCGGTACCATCGTAGCTGACCCTAAACTGAAAATGAAGGTGAGCAATGAACAATTGTTAACCCAGACGAGTACAAAAAACGGAACAGCGATCGTGTATTACAATGGCACGGCATGGAACAAAGCACAGGAAATCACCACTGCAGCCGCATGGTTTGATTACCTGAATAATTTTAAACAAGCACTGGAACAGCCACTAAAAGTAACTGTTCAATAA
- a CDS encoding SDR family NAD(P)-dependent oxidoreductase: MSVLNLFNLKGKIALVTGCKRGIGKAMAEALAEAGADIIGVSASLELENSAVEQSVKALGRNFSAYQCDFNDRNSLKSFIETVKAAHPVIDILVNNAGTILRQPIAEHSDEYWDEVIAVNQTAPFILTREIGKEMILRGSGKVIFTASLLTFQGGITVPGYAASKGAIGQLTKAFANEWASKGVNVNAIAPGYISTDNTTALRADENRSRSIMERIPAGRWGEAEDFKGPAVFLASEASNYMHGTVMTVDGGWMGR; encoded by the coding sequence ATGTCAGTATTGAATTTATTTAATTTAAAAGGCAAAATAGCCTTGGTTACCGGTTGTAAACGTGGAATTGGTAAGGCAATGGCCGAAGCCCTTGCAGAAGCAGGAGCAGACATCATTGGGGTTTCTGCAAGCCTGGAACTGGAAAATAGTGCCGTTGAGCAGTCTGTAAAAGCATTGGGCCGGAATTTCTCCGCTTATCAATGTGATTTCAACGACCGCAATTCTTTGAAAAGCTTTATTGAAACGGTGAAAGCAGCGCATCCGGTGATTGATATCCTGGTAAACAATGCCGGAACGATCCTTAGACAGCCGATTGCAGAACATTCAGACGAATATTGGGATGAGGTGATTGCGGTAAACCAGACGGCTCCCTTTATCCTGACCCGTGAAATTGGAAAAGAGATGATTTTGAGAGGGAGTGGAAAAGTGATCTTTACCGCTTCCTTACTTACTTTCCAGGGCGGAATTACCGTTCCGGGATATGCGGCAAGTAAAGGCGCGATTGGTCAGCTGACGAAGGCTTTTGCCAACGAATGGGCCTCCAAAGGGGTGAATGTGAATGCCATTGCACCGGGTTATATCTCTACCGATAATACCACGGCTTTAAGGGCTGATGAAAATAGAAGCCGCTCCATTATGGAACGCATTCCTGCCGGAAGATGGGGAGAAGCGGAAGACTTTAAAGGGCCGGCTGTTTTCCTGGCTTCTGAAGCTTCCAACTACATGCATGGGACAGTGATGACGGTAGATGGCGGATGGATGGGGAGATAA
- a CDS encoding sulfatase — MKRLLLLIGMLTSGLSMHAQDKKASRPNVIIINMDDMGYGDTEPYGMTGIPTPNFNRAAKEGMRLTHFNAAQAVCSPSRAALLTGCYPTRLSLAHALSPEAKTALSTSEETIASLLKKAGYKTGMLGKWHLGSKAPYLPVHFGFDSFYGLPYSHDMWPVGYDGKPLDSSTYRGKYPRLPLLEGDRVVAYNDNLEDQGKLTGTLTKKAVDFISSHKNEPFFLYLAQPMPHVPLAASAAFRGKSEQGLFGDVVMELDWSVGQIMKRLDELKLSENTILIITSDNGPWLNYGDHAGSSGGLREGKGTAWDGGTRVPCIIRWPGKIAAGSVNSQLMVNIDLLPTIVSITKAALPKNRIDGMDFSSLLTGKTEQGPRTVFYYYYDVNNLKAVRYQNWKLVFPHSSRTYTAGLPGKNGYPGPAPDAPVKMALYNLSHDPGEQYDVQASYPEIVKKIEGYAEEARQDLGDDLTKRIGANRRPAGKVN, encoded by the coding sequence ATGAAAAGGCTTTTACTTCTGATAGGAATGCTCACGTCAGGGCTTTCTATGCACGCACAAGACAAAAAAGCGAGCCGTCCCAATGTCATCATCATCAACATGGATGATATGGGCTACGGAGATACAGAACCTTATGGGATGACGGGTATTCCAACGCCTAATTTTAACAGGGCAGCAAAAGAAGGAATGCGGCTGACTCATTTTAATGCAGCGCAGGCAGTTTGCAGTCCTTCCAGAGCGGCATTGTTAACCGGATGTTATCCAACCAGACTGAGCCTGGCCCATGCTTTAAGTCCTGAAGCCAAAACGGCTTTAAGTACTTCGGAAGAAACAATTGCTTCCTTATTGAAAAAGGCAGGATATAAAACAGGGATGCTGGGCAAATGGCACCTGGGCTCAAAAGCACCTTACCTGCCTGTGCATTTCGGTTTTGACAGTTTTTACGGCCTCCCATATTCTCATGACATGTGGCCGGTAGGATACGATGGAAAACCATTGGATTCCAGTACTTACAGAGGAAAGTATCCACGTTTGCCCCTTCTGGAGGGAGATCGTGTTGTGGCCTATAATGACAACCTGGAAGACCAGGGAAAACTCACTGGAACCTTAACAAAGAAAGCGGTTGATTTCATCAGCAGTCATAAAAATGAACCCTTTTTCCTATACCTTGCACAGCCGATGCCACATGTTCCTTTAGCAGCATCTGCGGCGTTCAGGGGGAAAAGTGAACAAGGACTGTTTGGAGATGTCGTGATGGAACTGGATTGGTCGGTAGGACAGATCATGAAACGCCTGGACGAACTGAAATTGTCTGAAAACACGATCCTGATCATTACCAGCGACAATGGCCCATGGTTAAACTATGGCGATCATGCGGGCTCTTCAGGAGGTTTAAGAGAAGGAAAAGGAACGGCCTGGGATGGCGGAACAAGAGTACCTTGTATCATCCGCTGGCCAGGGAAAATCGCGGCAGGAAGTGTCAACTCCCAGCTGATGGTTAATATCGATTTATTACCAACGATCGTTTCCATCACGAAAGCGGCTTTGCCAAAAAACAGAATCGACGGAATGGATTTTTCTTCGCTCTTAACCGGGAAAACAGAGCAGGGACCAAGAACGGTGTTTTACTATTATTATGACGTCAATAACCTGAAAGCAGTGCGTTATCAAAATTGGAAGCTGGTCTTTCCGCATAGCTCCAGAACATATACTGCCGGATTACCGGGTAAAAACGGATATCCGGGACCTGCACCTGATGCTCCGGTGAAAATGGCCTTGTACAACCTTTCTCACGATCCGGGAGAACAATATGATGTACAGGCGAGCTATCCGGAGATCGTTAAAAAAATCGAAGGATATGCAGAAGAAGCAAGGCAGGATCTGGGGGATGACCTGACGAAACGTATCGGGGCCAACAGAAGACCTGCAGGAAAAGTAAACTAA
- a CDS encoding DUF2264 domain-containing protein, which yields MKRRNFFKIAPLAGLFGFVSPGKAIAAIPETFIPAKSDREYWVSLMTRIAEPVLKNLSKGELKKNMPLEKPVGYGKKVEEVTYLEALGRTLAGISGWLSLPADQSAEGEKRAEFAEMARKSILNIVNPASPDYTDFVKRGESQLLVDAAFLSHALLRAPLQLWEPLPEEGKKQVISALKSLRWIKPGPSNWLLFSAMVEVFLLKVGAEWEQERVTYAIDKHKEWYKGDGWYGDGEKFHFDYYNGFVIQPMLVDILKVLVEKGLAKTEEYELMLKRMQRYAACQERMISPEATYPAIGRSVVYRVGAFQPLAQLAWNGQLPKMISPAQVRSALTAVMKRQFEMKGTFSKTGWLQLGFCGHQPQAAETYISTGSLYLCSVGFLPLGLPADDVFWTSPAEDWSGKKAWSGGMYQEDHAVNF from the coding sequence ATGAAAAGAAGAAACTTTTTTAAGATTGCCCCTTTAGCCGGATTGTTCGGGTTTGTAAGTCCGGGTAAGGCCATCGCTGCCATTCCAGAGACTTTCATACCTGCAAAGTCGGACCGGGAGTATTGGGTGTCACTGATGACCCGCATTGCAGAGCCGGTATTGAAAAACCTGAGCAAAGGGGAGTTAAAGAAAAATATGCCTTTGGAAAAACCTGTGGGTTATGGAAAGAAGGTAGAAGAGGTTACTTATCTTGAAGCATTGGGGCGTACGCTGGCAGGAATTTCAGGATGGCTGTCTTTACCTGCTGATCAAAGTGCAGAAGGTGAAAAGAGGGCCGAGTTCGCGGAAATGGCGAGAAAGAGCATTCTGAATATCGTTAATCCGGCTTCTCCTGATTATACCGATTTTGTAAAAAGGGGAGAATCTCAATTGCTTGTCGATGCGGCATTTTTGTCGCACGCTCTTTTGCGCGCTCCTTTACAACTCTGGGAACCGCTTCCGGAGGAGGGGAAAAAGCAGGTCATCAGTGCATTGAAAAGCCTTCGCTGGATTAAACCCGGACCAAGCAACTGGTTGTTGTTCTCGGCAATGGTAGAAGTATTTTTATTGAAAGTTGGTGCAGAATGGGAGCAGGAACGGGTAACTTATGCCATTGACAAACATAAGGAATGGTACAAAGGGGATGGCTGGTATGGCGATGGTGAGAAGTTTCATTTTGACTATTACAATGGCTTTGTGATCCAGCCCATGCTGGTGGATATTCTGAAAGTTCTGGTAGAAAAAGGATTGGCGAAAACAGAGGAATATGAGCTGATGCTGAAAAGAATGCAGCGTTATGCCGCCTGTCAGGAGCGCATGATCTCTCCTGAAGCGACTTATCCGGCAATCGGAAGGTCTGTGGTTTATCGGGTGGGGGCTTTCCAGCCACTGGCACAATTGGCATGGAATGGTCAGTTGCCAAAGATGATCAGTCCGGCGCAGGTTCGTTCTGCACTCACGGCGGTTATGAAAAGACAATTCGAAATGAAAGGTACGTTTAGTAAAACAGGATGGTTACAGCTGGGGTTCTGCGGACATCAGCCACAGGCTGCAGAAACCTATATCAGTACCGGAAGTTTATATTTATGCAGTGTGGGGTTTTTGCCTTTAGGCTTACCTGCGGATGATGTTTTCTGGACAAGTCCGGCAGAAGACTGGTCAGGGAAAAAGGCCTGGTCAGGGGGCATGTACCAGGAAGACCATGCGGTAAATTTTTAA